ACCTAAATTATTGATTTTGGATGAGCCGACGTCTGCATTGGATCGTACAACTCAACGCGCTATTGTAAATTTATTGCGCCGTCTTCAACAGGAAGATGGAATCAGTTATTTATTTATTAGTCATGATTTAAAAGTGGTACGGGCACTTTGTCAAAAGGTTTTGGTTCTGCATCAGTCCAATGTCATGGAGTTCCAAGAAACCGAGCAGTTATTTGAACGTCCCCAAACGCAGTATACACAAGCTTTAATTGCAGCAAGTCAATATTAGTTGATACAAATATATCTTAATAATTTGACATGAGTCATTGTCAATTCATGAGTGCTCAGCTATAACAAAGTAAAATAAGAGCTACATTTAGGACAAATAATGACTCAGCTTGCAGATACTTTGCAGATTCGAAAAACGACCTTTAAAAACCGCATTATCAAAGGAGCGATGAGTGAAGCACTTGCTAATCATGCGGGACAAGCCAATGAATCACATTTAAAATTGTATGAAGCATGGGCCAAAGGAGGCTTGGGCTGTGCAATTACCGGTAATGTCATGGTGGACTTCCGAGCCAAGAATGAGCCGGGCGTCGTTGTAGTAGAAACTGAGCGTGACTTGGAGCAGTTAAAAGCATGGGCAGATGTCGGCAAACGCCACGGCATGGTACAGCTGATTCAATTGTCACATCCTGGGCGTCAGTGTCCAAAAGGCTTAAATAAAGAAACTGTAGCGCCGTCTGCTGTGCCATTTAGCCCTGCACTGGCGATGAACTTTGGTACGCCAAGAGAACTGCGTGAAGATGAGATTCTCGATATTATCCAACGCTTTGCAACCGCTGCTTCTATTTGTGAAAAAGCCGGTTTTGAAGGCGTACAGTTGCATGGTGCACATGGTTATTTAATCAGTCAGTTTTTATCACCACTCACCAATCAACGCCAAGATCAATGGGGCGGCAGTATTGAAAATCGGTCTCGTTTTTTACTTGAAATTTATAAAGCGGTGCGAGCGGCAACTTCTGAGCAATTTATTATTTCAGTGAAACTGAATTCTGCCGATTTCCAACGTGGTGGCATCACTGAAGATGACGTGATTTATGTATTTAAAGCCATGGATGATGCGGGGATTGATTTAATTGAAGTCTCAGGTGGGACCTATGAAGCACCCGCGATGGCAGGGGCGAAAGCTGAAAAACGTAAAGCCTCTACCATTGCGCGTGAAGCCTACTTTTTAGATTTTGCAGAAAAAATTCGTCAGCAGGTGAAATGTCCGCTAATGGTCACCGGTGGTTTTAGAACAGTGGCAGTGATGAATGCTGCGTTAGACAGTGGCGCCTGTGACTTTGTAGGGCTTGCACGTCCATTTGCGGTAGACACCGATTTGGCAAATCGACTGCTTGCAGGACAAGATGTTCAGTATGGCGTCGAGAAAATTAAAACCGGTATTAAACCGATAGACAAAATGGCGATCATGGAAATTATTTGGTATGCCGCGCAGTTTAAGCGCATTGCACAGGGCAAACAGCCTGACCCAAAACTTTCACCTTTGAAAGTATTTTTGAATTATCTCAAAGGTAATGTCAAAGCCGTGATTAAAGGGCAGATTAATTCAAGAAAGTCGGCTTAACTGAATTTATTGCGTGATCGCCCAATAATGTTTGAATGTCGATTTATGCCATTCGCCTTTTTGTAGAGCGGCCTGAAAAGCAGGTCTGCTCTCTAATCGGTTGAGATAATCCACGAGAGCTGCATATTCTGCAAAATCCTTAAGTGCATAACGACATGCCTTTAAAGGGAACCACAGTAAAATATCCGCATAGCTAAAGCTGAAAGCCGCATATTCGTGCCGAGAAAAATGCATGTCAAGTTGCTTTAAATGTTGGTGCAGCTCAGGCGTTAGATAAAAGCGATTGATACTGTATTGAAAGCTCAAACTCACCCAACGCAATAGCCATGGTGTACGCTGTGTGGTTTGAGCATAGAGTTGTTTCATCAGTAACAACGGCATTAGGCTTGCATCGGCAAAATGCTGAATAAAACAAAAATCCCAATAGTCATTTTGATCTATATGGATCAGCAACTGCTGTGCATGCTGACATAGATAATGGCAAATTGCACTCGTTTCTGTCAGTGCACGCTCTTGGTGTGTATTGTGTTTAAGAATTAAATACGGATATTTATGGTGGGTTTGACTAACATGATGTGTGATCAGCGCATAGGGTTGCTGCAATTCTTCTAAGAGCCACACAATGCGCTGTGAGCGTGAATGTTGTAAATGAACAAGCTGAAGATGCATTGAATTTCTTATTTTAAGGTTTGCTTGATCATACCTGAATAAGATGCTGTTGAATCAATAAAATAAATCGATTGGATTGCACCACGCCATCCAATCGGAATGCATATTAAATTTTTAATGCCTGTGTTTGAAACGGGAATAGCAATTTTGACATTTGCGCAGTTGCCCATAAACCGAGTACATCGGAATGGCTATGCGGTGCAGTGAGCGGGATCAGAAACTGCATTTTTTGTGCTTCGGTTTTCAATTGCTGATAGCGTTTTTTTAAACGCTGTAAATCTGCATCATTTTGCCCACCTATCGAAGAGATATGCTGTGGACGAAGTGCTAAACGTTGAGCAAGTTCAGGGCCTTGAATCCAATCTTTAATCATTTGTCGTTCTGTGGCATTAAACACACCAAACATACGACCATCGGGATCATCAATCATGTGCCAAAAGCGACTTTCGGTCACCGCTTGTTTCGGCACAATCCAACCTTTTTCAATCATCACTGCTAAAAACTGTTCCATCGATTCAGGCTCTGATAACCATTCATTAATGGATTTACCTTGTAATTGGCATTTCTGATTATGAATAAACTGTCCAATGACGGCCTTTTGTTTAAAGATATTCAGCACTTCATGCTTTAAATCGAGTTCCTGAATGATCTGTGTTGAGCTTTTGCCAACATCATTTAACGCATAGCCAACCTTTAATAAATGCAAAAAATGCTCAGGATCGTGCGCTTGTTTATATAGTTCAGCATAAGCATTTAGGGATTTTTGCGCATGACCATTGTGGGCATTATCAATGGTGATATGCACATTAAAATAATGCGGGTCGATATTCAGTTCAGCCAACTCATAATTGGTAATGAGTAAGTGCAGCGGCAGTTGCTCATAGCCAAGGTTAAAACCGACCACCATGGCTAAATATTCAGGTGGGGCATAGGCGAGAGCAAGTTGCACTGCGGCTTGTTGGTAATAGTCATCTTCAAGCTGCGAGGTATAAGAGCTTAATTCATAGGTATGTAACAGGTCCTGATACATGGTCACATGATTGGCTTTGGGATGCCCAAGCCCGAGTTCTTCTAAATAGATATGAATGAGGTCTCGTGCCAGCGGCTGTTCATAATGCTCGAGGGTCGAATACAGCCAAGACCCATCGACCAATTTAACCGGTGCAACACGATAAATAAACTCAAATGCATGTGACACGGTTGGAAAATACTCACGCATACCGTGTTGTTTACGCCGCTGTAAATAGGCCTGAAATTTTTCGCATGTGGCATGATGATCTAGTGCTAAATAATCTTTGGCTTGCTCAGGTGTATTCAGCCAACTTAAATGATCCACTGTTGTGTCATTTAAGCATGCTGAAAGATAATCACGGGCATAGCGAATTTTTATTTGTTTATTAATTTCGTTATTTAAAAAGAACTGCACCCAATCCTGATGCGTATTCAATTCGTAATGTTGTACATGATCTTGCCTGTGCTCTGATGCATGATAAAACTCTGTACTCACGAACATAATCTGATCCTTGCATTCGGTATAGTTCAATACTATAGCTATAGCAGGAAATAGAGCCTGTTCGGTTTTTGTTTGTATTGTTTATTGAATACGCAAGTTTAAGTAAATGCTATAGGCTTGAAATACAGCATTGTCTTGTTGAAAAGTAGAAATATAAAAAAGCCCAAGTCTTAAATGCTTGGGCTTTTTTAGTGAGACTTGATGTCTCGAATATGGCGTCCCTACGGGGATTCGAACCCCGGTTACCGCCGTGAAAGGGCGATGTCCTAGGCCTCTAGACGATAGGGACAGTACAGAAAATTATTTTAAACATACTCTAGCTTTTAGAATATGGCGTCCCTACGGGGATTCGAACCCCGGTTACCGCCGTGAAAGGGCGATGTCCTAGGCCTCTAGACGATAGGGACGTAAATAAAATACTTTCTGAAAATTGGCGTCCCTACGGGGATTCGAACCCCGGTTACCGCCGTGAAAGGGCGATGTCCTAGGCCTCTAGACGATAGGGACGTTTCAGAGGTGGGCGTATAATAGGGGGAAAATAGGGGGGTGTCAAACGCATTTCTACAATTAATTTGTGCTTTTAGATGCGTTCGTATGAAAAAAAATCAACTTCTGCAAATTTGCTGAAAAATAATGCAAATTTCTCTCATTTTTAAGCAGGTTTGAAAAAACTTAAAATTATAGTGACCATTAATAAGAAAATAATTTTAAGTAAGTGGCTTACTTAAAGTATGTTATTTTTGAAACGACATTAAAAAAGCAGCCGAAGCTGCTTTTTTGATACAACATCTATTTATGCTTTTTTATGGTACAAGCCATAGTAGCTGGCATAGCATGCTGCAATAAACAGCAAACACAGTACAAAGCTTACTTGCAGTGTTGGATCAAACACCATACTTAAACAGGTGATGAAACAGAATACAAAACCAAGAATCGGTACGATTGGGAACAAAGGTGCAGCAAAGGCTAAGTCTTTGGCAGTTTTGCCTTGTTTATACCATTCGCGGCGGAAGTTAAACATACTCAGACAAATACTCATCCAAACCACCACCATGGTAAAGGCAGCAATACCTAATAGATTGGTAAAGATGGTTTCGGGTGCAAATTGTTCTGAGAGTAAACCGGGCATACCGCCAATCATGGTCACAATCACAGCGACATAAGGAATACCACGGGAATTCAATTTAGAGAAAACCGCAGGTAGCTGTTTGGTATACGACAATGACCACATCATCCGTGATGCCGCAAATAAGCCTGAATTTGCAGCAGAGAGTAATGCAGTAATAATCACAAAGCGGATAATATCTTCAGCATAGGGAATACCAATATGCTGGAATACAGTCACAAATGGACTACTGCTCACACCTTCAGCGGCTAAACCGGCTTCCTGATGTGGAAGCAATGAGGTCACGACAATAATCGTACCAACAAAGAAAATCAGTAAGCGGAAAATAGACGTATTAATTGCTTTCGGTACATTTTTCGCAGGATCCTTTGTTTCACCTGCAGCTACACCAATGAGTTCTGTGCCTGAAAAGGCAAAGTTGACAATTAACATGGTGGTGAAAATAGGGAATAAACCTTCAGGGAACCAACCTTGCGCGGTTAAGTTATTAAATAACGGCGCTGACTCCTGACCTTGGTAGCTGACGACACCAAAAATAGCGAGCAAGCCTAGTAAGATAAAGGCAACCACAGTCACGACTTTGACCAAAGCCAGCCAAAATTCAGATTCAGCAAACCATTTGGTTGAAATCATATTTAAGGTAAATACGAATGCCCCAAAAATCAGGGTCCACATCCACATTGAACTATCAGGGAACCATTCCTGCATTAAAAGTGCTGCAGCGGTAAATTCAGTTCCAAGAGTGACTGACCACGTCAGCCAATATAACCAAGTGATGGTATAACCTGTACCTGGTCCAATATAGCGTTTGGCATAGGCACCAAATGAACCTGATTCAGGCATATGAACGGCAAGCTCGCCTAAGCAAAGCATAACCATATAGGCGATGATACCGCCTAAGAAGTAAGAGATGATGGCACCTACAGGCCCCGTTTGTGCAATGACTTCACCCGACCCTAAAAATAGGCCTGTCCCGATTGCGCCGCCAAGCGAAATCATGACCAAATGTCGAGTACTCATAGCGCGTTTTAAAGGCGCAGAATTGCCCTGATGCGAAGCATCATTCGGAGATGAGTGCATAGGAGATATAAAATCTAAAGAATGAAGAGGCTTATTTTAATGAAAATAGATAAATCTGCAATGTAATAATGTGAATCAAGCAGGGTGTTGATCAGAATAGATCAAGAAGATGGCGTCCCTACGGGGATTCGAACCCCGGTTACCGCCGTGAAAGGGCGATGTCCTAGGCCTCTAGACGATAGGGACGTTTTGAGGTGATGCGTATATTAAGGATTTTTAATTTGGGTGTCAAACCGATAAGGCAAGAATTTTATAATATTTAAATCAAATGATTAAAAACTTAGCATATTTCTAAAAAGTGATTTATTTTCAATCAAATATTTAAACTAAAACTCTTTTTCTAAAGACTTTGATGATTTAAAGCGGATTTTAATTGATTCAAGCGGGGATAGTTTTAAATACAAATAACAGCGATAAAAAACGCAACTCGAAAGTTGCGCTTTTATCATATTAAAAATGATTAATTCTTATTGTGATACAACCAATAGTAACTTGCATAACAGAAGGCCATAAACAGTAAGCAGCCAATAAAGCCCGAAAGCATTTCAGGGTCTGCTGCCATACTTAAACCGGTTGCTGTACAAGTTGCAAAACCTAAAATCGGCACAAGCGGGAACCATGGAGTACGGAACTTAAGTTCGGAAACCGTATGACCTTGTTTGAGCCATTGGCGACGGAAATTAAATTGGCTCCAGCAAATGCTCATCCAAACGATGACCATAGTAAATGCTGCAACACCCATCAGGTTTTTAAAGATCACATCTGCGCCAAATTGTTCAGACAATAAGCCCGGTAAACCACCAATCATGGTTACCCAAATGGCAATATGCGGCACGCCTGATTTATTTACTTTTGCAAAAATTTTCGGCAATTGATTTTGTGCAGCTAAGGCCCACATCATCCGAGAAGCCGCGTACAGACCTGAGTTTGCTGTAGACAATAGCGCGGTGATAATTACAAAGCGAATAAAGTCTTCTGCATAGGGAATCCCCATTTGGGTAAATACAGAAACAAACGGACTGCTACTTAAGCCACCATGACCACCGACTTGTAAACCTGTGTCGGTATAGGTCAATAATGAACTAATCACAATAATGGTACCGACAAAGAAAATAATCAGGCGCCACACCGCAGCATGAATGGCTTTCGGTACGTTTTTCTCAGGATTTTCAGTTTCGCCTGCCGCGATCCCGATCATTTCTGTACCGTTAAAGGCAAAATTTACAATCAAAAGCGTAGTAAAGAGCGGAATTAAACCGTTTGGTAGCCAACCATGTTCGGTGAGATTGTGGAACATTGGTGCAGATTCATAACCTGCATACGGAATAAAGCCGAAAATACAACTAAAGCCAAGAATGATGAATAATAGAACTGTTGCAACTTTAATAAATGAGAGCCAAAACTCTGATTCTGCAAAGGTACGGGTTGAACTCAAATTAGAAATTAAAACACCAGCGGCAAAAATTAAGGTCCATAACCAGATTGAGGTCTGTGGAAACCATTCTTGCATCAAAATAGCGGCGGCAGTGAATTCAGTACCGAGGGTCGCTGACCAGCCCAGCCAGTACATCCATGACACCATATAGCCTGTACCTGGGCCAATGTAATTCGTTGCAAACGCACCAAATGAGCCAGAAACAGGTAAATGGACAGCAAGTTCACCTAAGCAGAGCATCACCATATAGGCAATCAAACCACCAATAATATAGGCAAGGACAGCACCTAATGGGCCAGCTTGTGAAATTACTTCACCTGAACCCATAAATAGACCTGTACCGATTGCACCACCGAGGGACAACATCACCAAATGGCGTGTCGTCATTGCGCGTTTAAGCGTAAGAGCTTGTCCTTCTCCAGACGACTGGGAAGGAGATGAGGGAGAATGCATTGACAAATCTTAAGAGAGATTGAAAACAACTATTTTAAAGAGATTCTAATCAAAATTATCATATATCGAGATTATTCTATTAAATTGTATTTTTGATTTAAAAAATAAATTAAATTAGTACTTTAGTGAATATGCATTAAGATTTTTCTTGATATAAAAGAGGCTAAAATTATACAAAATGGTAAAATAATGAACAGCTTAATTTTAATACAGATGTGGAATAGGAAGATTTAGTCCCCGCATTGTCACAGAGAAATAAAACAATAAAACGGGGACATTTTTACGCTGAACGAAAATTTATTCCGTTACCAGTGTATCGAGTAGGTGTGGGCCAAGTTTGTTCAGAATGAAACAGAACAATTCAGCGGTTTTTTGTGTGTCATACAGTGCTGAATGCGCTTCTTTACCATCAAATTCAATACCAGCTTGAATACAAGACTTCGCCAGTACAGTTTGACCAAACATCACCGCGCTTAAAGTCACTGTATCGAATACAGAAAAGCTATGGAACGGATTTTGATTTTTGGTGCCTGTACGGGCAATTGCGGCTTGAACAAAGCCTAAATCGAAATGAGCATTGTGACCGACAAGAACAGCATGGGTGCAGTTTTGTTGACGACGAACTTCATTAATTGATTTAAAAATACGTTTTAACGCTGTTTTTTCATCTTCCGCCATGGCGATACGCATAGGGTTAGATGGATCAATCCCAATAAATTCCAATGAACGACGGTCTAAGTTTGCACCTTCAAAAGGATTGATATGTGCATGATGTGCCTCACCTGGCACAAATTGACCTTCTTCATTATAAATAATCGGAATTGCAGCGATTTCCAGTAATGCATCAGTCTGTGCATTGAAACCAGCTGTTTCTACATCGACAACAACTGGTAAGAATCCACGGAAACGTTGACCAATGACTGGGAGAGCTTCATTTGTCACACTTTTCTCCATTGGATGGTTTTACCCGCATACAACGGAATAATTTGTTCACCATCCAAATAGTCTAAACTTGTCGGAATCACTTGATCTTCTTTCACCAATGTAATGGTATTGGTGTTGCGAGGTAGTCCGTAGAAGTCTGCACCAAAGTGACTAGCGAAACCTTCTAAACGGTCAATACGACCTACTTGATCAAATGCCTGAGCGTATAGCTCAATTGCGGTAGGGGCACTATAGCATCCTGCACAGCCACATGCATTTTCTTTTGCATTTTTTGAGTGCGGTGCGCTGTCAGTGCCTAAGAAAAATTTAGGATTGCCACTGGTTGCCACTTCAAGCAAGGTTTGCTGATGGGTTTGACGTTTCAAAATCGGTAAGCAATAGAAATGCGGTTTCACGCCACCGACCAACATATCATTACGGTTAAATAATAAATGTTGTGGAGTGATACTCGCAGCCACATTGCGATCTTGCTCTAAAACAAAGTTCGCGGCTTCACTTGTCGTAATATGTTCAAGTACAAGTTTCAGTTTAGGGAACTGTTTTAAAAGGGGGGCAAGGACTTCATCTAAGAAGCGCTTTTCACGGTCAAAAATATCAACATGGTTATGGGTGACTTCACCATGTAAAAGTAATGGCACTTGATGTTCTTCAAGTTGCTCAATCACTGCATATACTTTACGAATATCGCTTACACCGCTATCTGAATTGGTGGTTGCACCAGCAGGATAGAGTTTAATGGCATTAACGAATTCTGAATCTTTGATTTTTTTCACTTCGCTTGGTGCGGTATTGTCTGTGAAATACAGCACCATACGCGGATCGAAATTCGAGCCTTCAGGCACATGCGCCATAATGCGTTCACGGTAGGCATTGGCTTCTTCCACCGTTTTGACCGGTGGAACAAGGTTTGGCATACAAATTGCGCGAGAAAATTGTTTGGCTAAATCAGGAACTGTACGTTGAAGAGCTAATCCATCACGTAAGTGAGCGTGCCAGTCATCTGGCTGAAGAATCGTAATCGTATTCAAGGCGAATTCAATCAGAGAAATAAATCAAATGATAAAGCAAATGGACAAAAATTGGTAACCGGAAATACTGACAAATGGTAGGAAATCTATGAATTAATTTAAAAAAGTATGATATTTTAAAAATACATAATAATTAAATAATTGCTTGGCAATGGAATACAAGTACAATCTGGCGAAATTACAATCCGATAAAGAGAAAGTAGAAGAACTGATCGTTCGGCAAACGCGACGAGTAGGGCAAGTGTTTCCTCAAAAGCTAGAACAAGAGTTTTGGCAGAAGAATGTCGAACGCGCGCGTAAACATGCAGAAAAATATGTTTGGGCAGGGATATTGGCCTATTTCGTTTTTATGATGGTCATGATCCCCACTGACTTTTGGATTGTCGATAAACGTTTCTTTGAACATGATTTTGCGCTTTGCTTACTTGGCTTAATTGTGGGTGGGCTGGCTTTACTCGTCTTTTATTTCTTTTCTTGTTTACCGCGAATTAAGCGTTATTTC
This window of the Acinetobacter sp. NCu2D-2 genome carries:
- a CDS encoding NADH:flavin oxidoreductase/NADH oxidase family protein, encoding MTQLADTLQIRKTTFKNRIIKGAMSEALANHAGQANESHLKLYEAWAKGGLGCAITGNVMVDFRAKNEPGVVVVETERDLEQLKAWADVGKRHGMVQLIQLSHPGRQCPKGLNKETVAPSAVPFSPALAMNFGTPRELREDEILDIIQRFATAASICEKAGFEGVQLHGAHGYLISQFLSPLTNQRQDQWGGSIENRSRFLLEIYKAVRAATSEQFIISVKLNSADFQRGGITEDDVIYVFKAMDDAGIDLIEVSGGTYEAPAMAGAKAEKRKASTIAREAYFLDFAEKIRQQVKCPLMVTGGFRTVAVMNAALDSGACDFVGLARPFAVDTDLANRLLAGQDVQYGVEKIKTGIKPIDKMAIMEIIWYAAQFKRIAQGKQPDPKLSPLKVFLNYLKGNVKAVIKGQINSRKSA
- a CDS encoding glutathione S-transferase N-terminal domain-containing protein; translated protein: MHLQLVHLQHSRSQRIVWLLEELQQPYALITHHVSQTHHKYPYLILKHNTHQERALTETSAICHYLCQHAQQLLIHIDQNDYWDFCFIQHFADASLMPLLLMKQLYAQTTQRTPWLLRWVSLSFQYSINRFYLTPELHQHLKQLDMHFSRHEYAAFSFSYADILLWFPLKACRYALKDFAEYAALVDYLNRLESRPAFQAALQKGEWHKSTFKHYWAITQ
- a CDS encoding iron-containing redox enzyme family protein, producing MFVSTEFYHASEHRQDHVQHYELNTHQDWVQFFLNNEINKQIKIRYARDYLSACLNDTTVDHLSWLNTPEQAKDYLALDHHATCEKFQAYLQRRKQHGMREYFPTVSHAFEFIYRVAPVKLVDGSWLYSTLEHYEQPLARDLIHIYLEELGLGHPKANHVTMYQDLLHTYELSSYTSQLEDDYYQQAAVQLALAYAPPEYLAMVVGFNLGYEQLPLHLLITNYELAELNIDPHYFNVHITIDNAHNGHAQKSLNAYAELYKQAHDPEHFLHLLKVGYALNDVGKSSTQIIQELDLKHEVLNIFKQKAVIGQFIHNQKCQLQGKSINEWLSEPESMEQFLAVMIEKGWIVPKQAVTESRFWHMIDDPDGRMFGVFNATERQMIKDWIQGPELAQRLALRPQHISSIGGQNDADLQRLKKRYQQLKTEAQKMQFLIPLTAPHSHSDVLGLWATAQMSKLLFPFQTQALKI
- a CDS encoding amino acid permease encodes the protein MHSSPNDASHQGNSAPLKRAMSTRHLVMISLGGAIGTGLFLGSGEVIAQTGPVGAIISYFLGGIIAYMVMLCLGELAVHMPESGSFGAYAKRYIGPGTGYTITWLYWLTWSVTLGTEFTAAALLMQEWFPDSSMWMWTLIFGAFVFTLNMISTKWFAESEFWLALVKVVTVVAFILLGLLAIFGVVSYQGQESAPLFNNLTAQGWFPEGLFPIFTTMLIVNFAFSGTELIGVAAGETKDPAKNVPKAINTSIFRLLIFFVGTIIVVTSLLPHQEAGLAAEGVSSSPFVTVFQHIGIPYAEDIIRFVIITALLSAANSGLFAASRMMWSLSYTKQLPAVFSKLNSRGIPYVAVIVTMIGGMPGLLSEQFAPETIFTNLLGIAAFTMVVVWMSICLSMFNFRREWYKQGKTAKDLAFAAPLFPIVPILGFVFCFITCLSMVFDPTLQVSFVLCLLFIAACYASYYGLYHKKA
- a CDS encoding amino acid permease, which translates into the protein MHSPSSPSQSSGEGQALTLKRAMTTRHLVMLSLGGAIGTGLFMGSGEVISQAGPLGAVLAYIIGGLIAYMVMLCLGELAVHLPVSGSFGAFATNYIGPGTGYMVSWMYWLGWSATLGTEFTAAAILMQEWFPQTSIWLWTLIFAAGVLISNLSSTRTFAESEFWLSFIKVATVLLFIILGFSCIFGFIPYAGYESAPMFHNLTEHGWLPNGLIPLFTTLLIVNFAFNGTEMIGIAAGETENPEKNVPKAIHAAVWRLIIFFVGTIIVISSLLTYTDTGLQVGGHGGLSSSPFVSVFTQMGIPYAEDFIRFVIITALLSTANSGLYAASRMMWALAAQNQLPKIFAKVNKSGVPHIAIWVTMIGGLPGLLSEQFGADVIFKNLMGVAAFTMVIVWMSICWSQFNFRRQWLKQGHTVSELKFRTPWFPLVPILGFATCTATGLSMAADPEMLSGFIGCLLFMAFCYASYYWLYHNKN
- the rnt gene encoding ribonuclease T, with the protein product MEKSVTNEALPVIGQRFRGFLPVVVDVETAGFNAQTDALLEIAAIPIIYNEEGQFVPGEAHHAHINPFEGANLDRRSLEFIGIDPSNPMRIAMAEDEKTALKRIFKSINEVRRQQNCTHAVLVGHNAHFDLGFVQAAIARTGTKNQNPFHSFSVFDTVTLSAVMFGQTVLAKSCIQAGIEFDGKEAHSALYDTQKTAELFCFILNKLGPHLLDTLVTE
- the pyrC gene encoding dihydroorotase, whose amino-acid sequence is MNTITILQPDDWHAHLRDGLALQRTVPDLAKQFSRAICMPNLVPPVKTVEEANAYRERIMAHVPEGSNFDPRMVLYFTDNTAPSEVKKIKDSEFVNAIKLYPAGATTNSDSGVSDIRKVYAVIEQLEEHQVPLLLHGEVTHNHVDIFDREKRFLDEVLAPLLKQFPKLKLVLEHITTSEAANFVLEQDRNVAASITPQHLLFNRNDMLVGGVKPHFYCLPILKRQTHQQTLLEVATSGNPKFFLGTDSAPHSKNAKENACGCAGCYSAPTAIELYAQAFDQVGRIDRLEGFASHFGADFYGLPRNTNTITLVKEDQVIPTSLDYLDGEQIIPLYAGKTIQWRKV